One Chitinophaga sp. H8 DNA window includes the following coding sequences:
- a CDS encoding DUF3320 domain-containing protein — protein sequence MQESTLSKLEASRKELLDLGLRNPLLNYKLPASRGLQIVQERSADIYDILVKQGKAMTFLGKAVKPGQEEVTDLPELTLAAQEEAFTDTKLQTNETEVMLQTRLLNTYYAARTSLEEQGINILYISLGMLHWYEAPGSEETRQAPLILIPVSLERSSASERFRLRYTGGEVEMNLSLQAKLKNEFGVALPDIPEPDDFVTNNYIGDIAAAIKGLTNWKVEKDTIALGFFSFGKFMIYHDLDSNKWPADNNPCEHPILHALFNEGFRDLPPTSSEDAFIDEDTKADELYQVVDADSSQLLAMLAVQEGRNLVIQGPPGTGKSQTITNLIANAIGEGKKVLFVAEKMAALEVVKRRLDNINLGEACLELHSHKANKKELHQELRRVLELGKPALAQLQEEVSLFDGYRKELNSYCKAVNEEIEKSGLSTQKIIGYLLQLKTTLGEVVLPRIPLPGIENWNALKMKRAEALAERIQSRLKEIGVPAGLLFWGSQLKVMLPNEQDIVLPILQQALHAIQALQEESAVIAGHLGLPVAATRGESSRLALVAELAAQQPGLKDSNIYHNSWLAQQEEIKSLLATGERLSQLRKSYETIFLDIAWEQPVLEIRTHLLASGDKWYKFLIGTYNRSKQQLAALCKTPLPEGNSERLQYIDAILEAQQLEKVIREQEPLAKELFGSQWKKGNTDWPVIAAIATYLAMVHEYIQTDKCPKELLTYLQKNEPATVAKGYHTTLQSKLLEHASATGTVLTKLNFDESVRFTDGIQLRERLYEEQKTLLNDWIQRFPEIQQVTGWNNLAATAEAEQLLVLIDTVIHWPEAKELLKPALQKTWYEYLLERSVNKQDALRQFERSTHEEAIQQFKKLDIVNLQYNRARTALKHWDGVPKIEAGGQVNVLRTEFNKKARHMPIRKLMQEAGLAIQAIKPVFMMSPLSIANFLPPGAMEFDLVIFDEASQVRPVDALGALLRGKQLVVVGDSKQLPPTSFFDSLIKDVDDEENVTADIQSILGMCDAQGAPQRMLRWHYRSKHESLISLSNHEFYENKLVIFPSPGSRERLGLVFHHLAGTAYDRGRTRTNPKEAIAVANAVVEHARKNPKLSLGVVAFSTAQMQAIQDVLERERRKSPEIEAFFKQHTQEPFFVKNLENVQGDERDVIFISVGYGRTEEGYVSMSFGPINNDGGERRLNVLITRAKLRCEIFTNLTADDIDSNRTKSHGVKALKSFLYFAQHGRLGVPQESGKPADSPFEENVAAHLTRLGYTVRKQVGSYGFYLDLAIVDPANPGRYILGIECDGASYHAARSTRDRDRLRQQMLENIGWKICRIWSTDWFRNPERELSRLVSVIEKAMEITALDDAEPADELPADTGIIREEKEVTAPDIPLYEVATLPADIAQQEFHLHSVGRLSYWLESVVKVESPVHFDEAARRMVEAAGVARVGTRIKESIKMAVDFAAANGNIAVKGDFLWDGNMVTPVLRNRLHLPAPSRKLSYIAPEEVFLALEKIVRESIAIQPEAAIPFVVKLFGFSRVTEEMRTSMMELIKAGIDQKIIYQDGEWLKHSIN from the coding sequence ATGCAGGAATCAACCCTATCCAAACTGGAAGCTTCCCGTAAGGAATTACTTGATCTAGGCCTTCGAAACCCGTTATTGAATTATAAGCTGCCGGCAAGCCGGGGCTTGCAGATAGTGCAGGAAAGGTCCGCAGATATTTATGATATCCTTGTGAAGCAGGGTAAGGCGATGACTTTTCTGGGAAAGGCGGTAAAGCCGGGGCAGGAAGAAGTAACAGATTTACCTGAGCTTACACTGGCAGCGCAGGAAGAAGCCTTTACAGACACCAAACTGCAAACCAATGAAACGGAAGTAATGTTGCAAACCAGGTTGCTGAATACCTACTATGCAGCCAGAACGAGCCTGGAAGAACAGGGGATCAATATCCTGTATATTTCTCTGGGTATGCTGCATTGGTATGAAGCACCGGGCAGTGAAGAAACAAGACAGGCCCCCCTGATATTAATACCGGTATCACTGGAACGGTCCAGCGCCAGCGAACGTTTCCGGTTGCGTTATACAGGAGGCGAAGTAGAGATGAACCTGTCATTACAGGCCAAACTGAAAAACGAATTTGGCGTAGCGTTGCCTGATATACCGGAGCCGGATGATTTTGTAACGAATAATTATATCGGAGATATCGCCGCAGCCATCAAAGGACTCACCAATTGGAAAGTAGAGAAAGATACCATTGCCCTGGGCTTTTTCTCTTTTGGAAAATTCATGATCTATCATGATCTGGATAGCAATAAATGGCCGGCAGATAATAACCCTTGCGAACATCCTATTTTACATGCATTATTTAATGAGGGTTTCAGGGATCTGCCACCCACGTCGTCAGAAGATGCTTTTATAGATGAAGATACCAAAGCGGATGAACTGTATCAGGTAGTAGATGCAGACAGTTCACAACTGCTTGCTATGCTGGCAGTGCAGGAAGGCCGTAACCTGGTGATACAGGGCCCTCCCGGTACGGGTAAATCGCAAACGATTACTAACCTGATTGCCAATGCTATTGGAGAAGGAAAGAAGGTGTTGTTTGTGGCCGAAAAAATGGCAGCACTGGAAGTGGTAAAACGCCGGTTGGATAATATTAATCTGGGTGAAGCCTGCCTGGAATTGCACAGTCATAAGGCTAATAAAAAAGAGCTGCACCAGGAGCTAAGGAGAGTATTGGAACTGGGAAAACCAGCATTGGCACAGTTGCAGGAAGAAGTGAGCTTGTTTGATGGTTATCGCAAAGAATTAAATAGTTATTGCAAAGCAGTAAATGAGGAAATAGAAAAAAGCGGGCTGAGCACACAAAAAATAATTGGTTATCTGCTGCAATTAAAAACTACGTTGGGAGAAGTGGTTTTGCCCAGAATACCCTTGCCAGGTATTGAAAACTGGAACGCTTTAAAGATGAAGCGGGCAGAGGCATTGGCAGAAAGGATACAGTCGCGGCTGAAAGAAATAGGGGTACCTGCTGGGTTGCTTTTCTGGGGAAGCCAGTTAAAAGTAATGTTGCCAAACGAGCAGGACATAGTGCTACCCATTTTGCAGCAGGCGTTACATGCTATACAGGCGTTGCAGGAGGAATCGGCGGTAATTGCCGGTCATCTTGGATTACCGGTAGCTGCTACCCGCGGGGAAAGCAGCCGGCTCGCATTGGTGGCAGAACTGGCAGCACAGCAACCAGGATTAAAAGATAGCAACATTTATCACAATAGCTGGCTTGCGCAGCAGGAAGAGATTAAAAGCTTGCTGGCTACCGGAGAACGGTTATCGCAATTACGCAAAAGTTATGAAACGATCTTCCTGGATATTGCCTGGGAGCAGCCTGTACTGGAAATCCGGACGCATCTCTTAGCTTCCGGCGATAAGTGGTACAAGTTTTTGATCGGTACATATAACAGGAGCAAGCAACAATTAGCTGCACTTTGTAAAACACCACTTCCCGAAGGAAACAGTGAAAGGCTGCAATATATAGATGCAATCCTGGAAGCACAGCAGCTTGAAAAAGTAATCAGAGAACAGGAGCCGCTGGCTAAGGAATTGTTTGGCAGCCAATGGAAGAAAGGAAATACAGACTGGCCAGTCATAGCAGCCATCGCTACTTATCTGGCGATGGTGCATGAATATATTCAGACAGATAAATGCCCGAAAGAGCTATTGACTTATCTGCAAAAAAATGAGCCTGCTACGGTAGCAAAAGGATACCATACTACTTTGCAAAGTAAGTTGCTGGAACATGCCTCCGCAACAGGAACAGTTCTGACCAAACTTAATTTTGATGAGAGCGTTCGTTTCACGGATGGTATACAGCTACGGGAACGATTATATGAAGAACAGAAAACGCTGTTAAATGACTGGATACAGCGGTTCCCGGAAATACAACAGGTAACCGGCTGGAATAATTTAGCAGCAACAGCAGAAGCAGAGCAGTTGCTGGTATTGATTGATACCGTTATACATTGGCCCGAAGCAAAAGAACTGCTGAAACCGGCCTTACAAAAAACATGGTATGAATATCTCCTGGAACGGTCTGTAAACAAACAGGATGCACTTCGTCAGTTTGAAAGGAGTACACATGAGGAAGCTATTCAGCAGTTTAAGAAACTGGACATTGTAAATCTGCAATACAATCGTGCGCGTACTGCATTAAAACATTGGGATGGCGTACCTAAAATAGAAGCCGGCGGACAGGTAAATGTATTGCGGACAGAGTTCAATAAAAAGGCACGTCATATGCCTATCCGCAAATTAATGCAGGAAGCCGGACTGGCAATACAGGCTATTAAGCCGGTGTTTATGATGAGCCCGTTATCAATTGCTAATTTTTTACCGCCGGGTGCTATGGAGTTTGACCTGGTTATATTTGATGAAGCCAGCCAGGTAAGACCGGTAGATGCATTAGGTGCTTTGCTGAGAGGTAAACAATTGGTAGTAGTAGGAGACAGCAAACAATTGCCGCCTACCAGTTTCTTTGATTCACTGATTAAAGATGTGGATGATGAAGAGAATGTAACGGCCGATATCCAAAGCATATTGGGCATGTGTGACGCACAGGGTGCACCACAGCGCATGTTACGCTGGCATTACCGGAGTAAACATGAATCACTGATCAGTTTATCCAATCATGAATTTTATGAAAACAAGCTGGTTATCTTTCCAAGCCCCGGTTCACGAGAAAGGCTTGGATTAGTGTTCCACCACCTGGCTGGTACTGCATATGACAGAGGTAGAACGAGGACCAATCCAAAAGAAGCGATTGCAGTAGCCAATGCAGTAGTGGAGCATGCCCGGAAAAATCCAAAACTCAGTCTTGGCGTAGTAGCATTCAGTACGGCCCAGATGCAGGCCATACAGGATGTGCTGGAAAGAGAACGCAGAAAATCGCCCGAAATAGAAGCGTTCTTTAAGCAACATACACAGGAGCCGTTTTTTGTAAAGAACCTGGAAAATGTACAGGGAGATGAACGGGATGTTATTTTCATCAGTGTAGGGTATGGGCGCACTGAAGAAGGATATGTGAGCATGTCATTTGGTCCTATTAATAATGACGGTGGAGAACGGCGGTTAAACGTATTGATTACCCGCGCAAAATTGCGGTGCGAAATCTTTACCAATCTTACCGCTGATGATATAGATAGTAACCGCACCAAAAGCCATGGGGTAAAAGCGTTAAAGAGCTTCTTATACTTTGCACAACACGGGCGGCTTGGAGTGCCGCAAGAGAGCGGTAAACCCGCAGACAGCCCCTTTGAGGAAAATGTGGCAGCCCACTTAACCCGCTTGGGATATACAGTAAGAAAGCAGGTAGGTTCCTATGGATTTTACCTGGATCTGGCTATTGTGGACCCTGCTAATCCCGGCAGGTATATATTAGGCATTGAGTGCGATGGTGCGAGTTATCATGCTGCCCGTTCTACCCGCGACAGGGACCGGTTACGGCAACAGATGCTGGAAAACATTGGCTGGAAGATTTGCAGGATATGGAGTACAGATTGGTTCAGGAATCCGGAGCGGGAGTTATCACGTTTGGTAAGTGTTATTGAAAAGGCAATGGAAATTACAGCCCTCGATGATGCAGAACCCGCAGATGAATTACCTGCAGATACCGGCATTATCAGAGAAGAAAAAGAAGTAACAGCACCTGATATTCCTTTATATGAAGTGGCTACCTTGCCCGCAGACATTGCGCAGCAGGAATTCCATCTGCATTCTGTAGGAAGGTTGTCCTATTGGCTGGAATCCGTTGTAAAAGTGGAAAGCCCCGTGCATTTTGATGAAGCTGCCCGCAGAATGGTAGAAGCCGCTGGCGTGGCCAGGGTAGGTACCCGCATAAAGGAAAGTATTAAAATGGCGGTAGACTTTGCAGCAGCTAACGGAAATATTGCGGTGAAAGGAGATTTCCTGTGGGATGGCAACATGGTAACACCTGTATTACGCAACCGGTTACATCTTCCGGCACCTTCCAGAAAACTGTCTTATATAGCACCGGAAGAAGTGTTCCTGGCACTGGAGAAAATAGTGCGGGAATCTATTGCTATACAACCGGAAGCCGCCATTCCATTTGTAGTAAAGCTATTTGGATTTTCCCGCGTAACGGAAGAAATGCGTACCAGCATGATGGAATTAATAAAAGCGGGGATAGATCAAAAGATCATCTACCAGGATGGAGAATGGCTGAAGCACAGTATTAATTAA
- the cls gene encoding cardiolipin synthase: MHSLINFLSDTNWHLFVKISGYVLVVLTFVGVAGTILLENRNPVKAIAYILLLIFVPIAGLIVYYYLGRDLRKKKRFTLKGSKDEGLFLRYRESQKKEIQDMQLALRHLVGTKQELSGMLMNTRQSILTRHNRVQLLLNGEEKFPEVLKALQTAKHHIHIEYYIFTDDEIGNEVVRILLEKLKEGVEVRVVYDDLGSNHIGVIPDVLREHGAEVYTFAPVLLNLYVNANYRNHRKIIVVDCKIGFVGGINLDDRYLNNGKHKLFWRDTHLKLEGDAVNILQLQFLMSFRYCSKKSFPFAVPYFCRTTIPDTCYVDIVASGPDSEWPMSMECILMAINVAKHRIRITNPYFIPTEEILTALQLAALAGKNVELILPGKGDSYIVQHAAYSYIKPLLEAGVKVYFYQRGFVHAKTMVVDDNLAWVGSVNLDNRSFFLNCEISAIVYDKAVAAALNKAFEEDLKHAVPVQETRWNKRTVIKRFADAVCRLLTPLL; encoded by the coding sequence TTGCATTCGCTTATCAATTTTTTGTCGGATACCAACTGGCACCTCTTTGTAAAAATATCAGGCTATGTGCTGGTAGTGCTCACATTTGTAGGTGTGGCAGGTACTATTCTGCTGGAAAACCGTAACCCAGTAAAAGCAATTGCCTATATCTTGTTACTCATCTTTGTACCCATCGCCGGTCTTATTGTTTACTATTACCTGGGCAGGGATCTGCGGAAAAAAAAGCGCTTTACACTAAAAGGCAGTAAGGATGAAGGACTATTTTTAAGATACCGGGAATCCCAAAAGAAGGAAATACAGGATATGCAGCTGGCACTGCGGCATCTGGTGGGTACCAAACAGGAACTATCCGGCATGCTCATGAATACCAGGCAATCCATTCTTACCAGACATAACCGGGTACAGCTTTTACTGAATGGTGAAGAAAAATTTCCCGAAGTATTAAAGGCGTTGCAGACAGCAAAACATCATATTCATATTGAATATTACATTTTTACGGACGATGAGATTGGTAATGAAGTAGTACGTATCCTGCTGGAAAAATTAAAAGAGGGGGTAGAAGTGAGAGTAGTATATGACGACCTGGGCAGCAATCATATAGGCGTTATTCCCGACGTATTAAGGGAGCATGGAGCGGAAGTATACACTTTTGCGCCGGTACTCCTTAACCTCTATGTAAATGCGAATTATCGCAATCACCGGAAAATCATCGTAGTAGATTGTAAAATAGGTTTTGTAGGCGGCATCAATCTGGACGACCGTTATCTGAATAATGGGAAACACAAATTATTCTGGCGGGATACCCACCTGAAACTGGAAGGAGATGCCGTCAACATACTGCAATTACAGTTTCTGATGAGCTTCCGGTATTGCAGTAAAAAATCCTTTCCTTTTGCAGTGCCTTATTTCTGTAGAACAACAATACCGGATACCTGCTACGTAGATATAGTGGCCAGCGGACCAGATTCAGAATGGCCTATGTCGATGGAGTGTATCCTGATGGCTATTAATGTGGCCAAACACCGGATCCGTATCACTAATCCTTACTTTATTCCTACGGAAGAAATTCTGACCGCGCTCCAGCTGGCAGCACTGGCAGGTAAAAATGTAGAATTAATCCTGCCCGGTAAAGGAGACTCCTATATTGTGCAACATGCTGCTTATTCTTATATCAAGCCACTCCTGGAAGCAGGCGTTAAAGTATACTTTTATCAACGTGGTTTTGTACATGCCAAAACAATGGTGGTAGATGATAATCTTGCCTGGGTAGGTAGTGTAAACCTGGATAATCGCAGCTTTTTCCTCAACTGTGAAATCTCTGCTATTGTATATGATAAAGCAGTAGCTGCCGCTTTAAATAAAGCGTTTGAAGAAGATCTGAAGCATGCCGTTCCGGTGCAGGAAACCCGGTGGAACAAGCGAACTGTCATAAAAAGATTTGCAGATGCCGTGTGCCGGCTATTAACCCCTTTATTGTAG
- a CDS encoding lactonase family protein: MRTLILLCNMLLLPFLLPAQSAFYIIVGTYTQKESKGIYVYKFDATTGTLTYVSTAEGVENPSYLTVAPGNKQVYAVSEWGKGGGQVAAFSFDAAKGQLQQLNKQSSGGDGPCYINTDAAGKNVVVGNYSGGSLAVLKILPDGNVSAPVQTIQHSGTSVNKKRQEKAHVHCVEFSPDQQYLYVPDLGIDQVKIYKYNADAATPLTPANPSFAPLFPGAGPRHIVFHTNRKWAYVIRELDGKVTAFRYSKGKLTEFQSITMLPEDFKGVISGADIHLSPDGKFLYASNRGDLNNIVIYTVNAKSGQLQYVGQHTAAGKSPRNFVIDPTGNYLLVANQDTDNIVVLKRDATTGLLTPTGQEVKVSMPVCLKMIPM; this comes from the coding sequence ATGCGCACGCTCATTTTACTTTGCAATATGTTATTACTTCCATTCCTTTTGCCGGCCCAATCTGCTTTTTATATAATAGTAGGTACCTATACCCAAAAAGAAAGCAAGGGTATTTATGTATATAAATTTGATGCTACTACAGGAACATTAACATATGTAAGTACTGCAGAAGGAGTGGAAAATCCATCTTATCTGACAGTGGCACCGGGCAATAAACAGGTGTATGCGGTAAGTGAATGGGGTAAGGGTGGGGGACAGGTAGCCGCTTTTTCATTTGATGCAGCGAAAGGGCAATTACAACAGTTAAATAAACAGTCGTCCGGAGGTGATGGTCCCTGTTATATTAATACAGATGCTGCCGGAAAAAATGTGGTAGTAGGTAATTACAGTGGCGGTAGTCTGGCAGTATTAAAAATATTACCTGATGGAAATGTAAGTGCTCCTGTACAGACCATTCAGCATAGTGGTACCAGTGTAAACAAAAAGCGCCAGGAAAAAGCACATGTACATTGTGTGGAGTTCAGTCCGGACCAGCAATACCTCTATGTACCGGATCTGGGAATAGACCAGGTAAAAATATATAAATACAATGCGGATGCCGCTACACCATTAACACCCGCCAATCCTTCATTTGCACCGTTATTTCCTGGTGCAGGACCCCGGCATATTGTTTTTCATACCAATCGCAAATGGGCTTACGTGATCCGGGAGCTGGACGGAAAAGTAACGGCTTTCCGTTATTCCAAAGGAAAACTGACGGAGTTTCAAAGCATCACCATGCTGCCAGAGGATTTTAAAGGCGTAATTTCAGGAGCAGATATTCACCTCTCGCCAGATGGGAAATTTCTCTATGCTTCCAACAGGGGAGACCTCAACAATATTGTGATCTATACTGTGAATGCAAAAAGTGGCCAGCTGCAATATGTAGGACAACATACAGCAGCTGGAAAATCGCCCCGGAATTTTGTAATAGATCCCACCGGAAATTATTTGCTCGTAGCCAACCAGGACACCGATAATATTGTTGTTTTAAAGAGAGATGCTACCACCGGGTTATTAACTCCTACCGGACAGGAAGTTAAAGTATCGATGCCGGTATGTTTAAAAATGATACCGATGTAA
- a CDS encoding RNA polymerase sigma factor codes for MQNLIHIIEGCREWKRGSQEALYREFFGYAMSICLRYAQNRAEAIEILNDGFLKVFQHIASFDTNRSFKSWLAKIIVNTAIDFLRSKSKIAFTDNIEHIYDLGMEDKTLDKISYEELLKHIQTLPPAYRTVFNLYVMEGYHHQEIAAMLAISEGTSKSNLFKAKKILREKILKITEGIHPLDDTSKNLSLTKNE; via the coding sequence GTGCAAAATCTGATTCATATTATTGAGGGCTGCCGCGAATGGAAGCGCGGTAGCCAGGAGGCATTGTACCGGGAATTTTTCGGATATGCAATGAGTATCTGTTTGCGTTATGCGCAAAACAGGGCAGAGGCAATAGAGATTTTAAATGATGGATTTCTTAAAGTATTTCAGCACATTGCTTCATTCGATACCAATCGTTCATTTAAAAGCTGGCTGGCAAAAATTATAGTAAACACCGCAATTGATTTTCTGAGGAGTAAATCTAAAATCGCTTTTACCGACAACATTGAACATATCTATGATCTGGGAATGGAAGATAAAACCCTCGACAAAATCTCTTATGAAGAATTACTGAAGCATATACAAACATTACCTCCTGCATACCGTACTGTCTTTAATTTATATGTGATGGAAGGATATCATCATCAGGAAATTGCTGCAATGCTGGCTATTTCTGAAGGAACTTCCAAATCGAATTTATTCAAAGCCAAAAAGATTTTAAGAGAGAAAATTCTAAAAATTACGGAAGGCATTCATCCGTTGGATGATACCTCCAAAAATTTGTCATTAACAAAAAATGAGTGA
- the mnmG gene encoding tRNA uridine-5-carboxymethylaminomethyl(34) synthesis enzyme MnmG gives MFPSYDIIVVGAGHAGCEAAAAAANMGSKVLLVTMNMQTIAQMSCNPAMGGIAKGQIVREIDALGGYSGIVTDQSMIQFRMLNRSKGPAMWSPRTQNDRMLFAAKWREALEKTPNVDFYQDMVKGLLVKDGRCYGVVTGLGHEIIAKSVVLTNGTFLNGVIHIGDKQFGGGRVAEKAATGITEQLVSLGFESDRLKTGTPPRIDGRSLDYSKMEEQKGDDEIVGFSYLDVPRITPAQQRSCWITYTSDEVHNMLRTGFDRSPMFQGRIQGTGPRYCPSIEDKINRFAERDRHQLFVEPEGWDTVEIYVNGFSTSLPEEVQMKALRLVPGFENCRMFRPGYAIEYDFFPPTQLQFSLETKHVQNLFFAGQINGTTGYEEAACQGIMAGINAHLKANELDPFVLKRSEAYIGVLIDDLINKGTEEPYRMFTSRAEFRTLLRQDNADLRLTERSYKLGLASEERMQKVQAKKDGVAKIKTILKELSLDPEEMNEFLVSKSSSPLTQKQRAHQVLLRPGLDIFAMKDQIPKISAVLNEFDKDTLEQAEIQIKYEVYIEKENELVTKMGQLENLIIPDAFDYTKLVSLSAEAKQKFNKIRPRTLGQASRISGVNPSDVQILMVYMGR, from the coding sequence ATGTTTCCATCTTACGATATTATAGTAGTAGGCGCAGGGCACGCCGGTTGTGAAGCAGCAGCGGCTGCAGCTAACATGGGTTCCAAAGTACTCCTGGTTACCATGAACATGCAAACCATTGCTCAAATGAGTTGCAATCCTGCTATGGGAGGAATAGCCAAAGGGCAGATTGTTCGGGAAATAGATGCCTTGGGTGGATACTCCGGAATTGTAACCGACCAGTCTATGATCCAGTTTCGTATGCTGAACCGTTCCAAAGGACCAGCTATGTGGAGCCCCCGTACGCAAAACGACCGCATGCTGTTTGCTGCAAAATGGAGGGAAGCCCTGGAAAAAACACCCAACGTGGATTTCTACCAGGATATGGTAAAAGGACTATTAGTAAAAGATGGCAGATGCTATGGGGTAGTAACTGGCCTGGGACATGAAATAATTGCCAAATCAGTAGTACTTACAAACGGTACTTTTCTGAATGGCGTGATTCATATTGGCGATAAACAATTTGGCGGAGGACGTGTAGCAGAAAAAGCAGCTACCGGTATTACAGAACAATTGGTTTCCCTGGGCTTTGAAAGCGACCGTTTAAAAACCGGTACGCCACCACGCATTGATGGCCGCAGCCTCGATTATTCTAAAATGGAAGAGCAAAAAGGAGATGATGAAATTGTAGGATTCTCCTATTTAGATGTTCCCCGTATTACACCAGCTCAACAACGTAGTTGCTGGATTACCTATACCAGCGATGAGGTACATAATATGTTACGTACGGGCTTTGATCGTTCTCCTATGTTCCAGGGGAGAATACAGGGCACAGGACCCCGGTACTGCCCAAGTATTGAAGATAAGATCAACCGCTTTGCAGAAAGAGACCGGCACCAGTTGTTTGTAGAACCAGAAGGATGGGATACCGTAGAGATATATGTGAATGGATTCTCTACCTCCTTGCCCGAAGAGGTACAAATGAAAGCACTGCGCCTGGTGCCTGGCTTTGAAAACTGCAGGATGTTCCGTCCTGGTTATGCAATAGAATATGATTTCTTTCCACCTACCCAATTGCAGTTTTCATTAGAAACCAAACATGTTCAGAACCTGTTTTTTGCCGGACAGATTAATGGTACTACCGGTTATGAAGAGGCAGCTTGCCAGGGTATTATGGCTGGGATTAATGCTCACCTCAAAGCAAATGAGCTGGATCCTTTTGTATTAAAACGCAGTGAAGCATATATTGGTGTACTTATTGACGACCTGATCAATAAAGGTACCGAAGAACCTTACCGGATGTTTACCTCCCGGGCAGAGTTCAGGACCTTACTTCGCCAGGATAATGCAGACCTTAGGTTAACAGAAAGAAGTTATAAACTGGGATTAGCCTCTGAAGAAAGGATGCAAAAGGTACAGGCAAAGAAAGATGGTGTGGCAAAAATCAAGACTATTCTGAAAGAATTATCACTTGATCCGGAAGAAATGAATGAGTTTCTGGTCTCAAAATCGTCTTCTCCACTTACACAAAAACAACGGGCACACCAGGTATTATTGCGCCCCGGACTGGATATTTTTGCCATGAAAGACCAGATTCCTAAAATAAGTGCTGTCTTAAATGAGTTTGATAAGGATACTTTGGAACAGGCCGAAATACAAATCAAGTATGAAGTATACATTGAAAAGGAAAATGAACTGGTTACCAAAATGGGGCAACTGGAAAACCTGATCATTCCGGATGCTTTTGATTACACTAAATTGGTTTCCCTTTCGGCAGAAGCTAAACAGAAATTCAATAAAATCCGTCCCCGTACATTAGGACAAGCTAGCAGAATTAGTGGGGTAAACCCAAGTGATGTACAGATCCTGATGGTATATATGGGGAGGTAG
- the ybeY gene encoding rRNA maturation RNase YbeY — MAVHFVVHEVKVKLEHKTRLKAFLKELFEREGQGLKHLQYVFCSDAYLLEINKQFLQHDTYTDIVTFELSEDPDETAGEIYISIDRVVDNAKKFEVPVSQELHRVVFHGALHLCGFRDKTRKEAAVMREKEDEYLNLYFKD, encoded by the coding sequence ATGGCCGTACATTTTGTAGTACATGAAGTAAAAGTGAAGCTGGAGCATAAGACCAGATTAAAAGCTTTCTTAAAAGAATTATTTGAAAGGGAGGGACAGGGCTTAAAGCATCTGCAATACGTTTTTTGCTCTGATGCTTATTTATTAGAGATTAATAAACAGTTTTTGCAACACGATACTTACACAGATATTGTCACCTTCGAATTATCTGAGGATCCGGATGAAACTGCAGGAGAGATTTATATAAGTATTGACAGGGTGGTGGATAATGCGAAGAAATTTGAAGTACCTGTTTCACAGGAATTACACCGGGTGGTTTTCCATGGAGCTTTACATTTATGTGGTTTTAGGGATAAGACCAGAAAGGAGGCAGCGGTAATGCGGGAGAAAGAAGATGAGTATCTGAATCTGTATTTTAAGGACTAA
- a CDS encoding FeoA family protein has product MKKAMVKLSSLATGRSAVIVEFEKDDLHIKLMEMGCVPGETVKIEKIAPLGDPISIMVAGYNLSLRKTEADHIWVEEI; this is encoded by the coding sequence ATGAAAAAAGCAATGGTTAAGTTATCTTCTCTGGCTACCGGGAGAAGTGCAGTAATAGTAGAATTCGAAAAAGATGATCTTCATATAAAACTCATGGAAATGGGTTGTGTGCCGGGTGAAACAGTTAAAATAGAAAAAATTGCACCGCTGGGAGATCCTATATCAATTATGGTAGCTGGATATAATCTTTCTTTAAGGAAAACAGAAGCTGATCATATCTGGGTGGAGGAAATTTAA